One Anthonomus grandis grandis chromosome 12, icAntGran1.3, whole genome shotgun sequence DNA window includes the following coding sequences:
- the LOC126743201 gene encoding G-protein coupled receptor Mth2-like isoform X2, whose protein sequence is MDDYNNLLLKTGDMLMLISIALLSLTVLIYAYLKLTDLQEICLMHILCGRISEFALIQILFNFNIVSDQDLKCRLCGIMIYFSSIYVYWWLLILTFHIWTKTSESDITFKRLTWCQLYHLIGTLGPLFCLTVALVAEYHPSEIFDEFRPSFIEFCWFSGKKEAWIFFYGPVVIILCAILVLSICIIRNLSKKPNRPLKSRACMGAKLNAIMGLLWFMGQIQYKYYEFFERSEVLKVLFIDIPHILNMLQGWLAFLILVVYRVRIRKLLAQKTFCCYLHFPRSWTALVDKEMEGETEPASSYQPT, encoded by the exons ATGGATGATTATAATAATCTGTTGTTAAAAACAGGCGATATGCTGATGTTAATATCAATAGCCCTCCTAAGTCTTACTGTACTCATTTACGCTTACTTGAAGCTAACAGACTTACAG gaaatatgCTTAATGCACATCTTATGCGGCCGCATATCCGAATTCGCTTTAATACAAATTCTATTCAACTTTAACATCGTATCGGATCAGGACCTTAAATGTCGATTGTGTGGTATTATGATCTACTTCAGTTCGATTTACGTGTACTGGTGGTTGCTGATTTTAACGTTCCACATTTGGACAAAAACCTC TGAATCAGATATCACGTTTAAAAGGCTCACTTGGTGCCAATTATATCACCTAATAGGTACTTTGGGGCCGTTGTTCTGCTTGACTGTGGCACTGGTAGCAGAGTACCACCCCTCAGAGATTTTTGATGAATTTCGCCCTAGTTTTATTGAATTCTGTTGGTTCAGTG GGAAAAAGGAGGCTTGGATATTCTTTTATGGTCCTGTGGTCATCATTTTGTGCGCAATTTTGGTGCTTTCCATATGCATAATTAGGAACCTTTCAAAGAAACCGAATCGACCCTTAAAGTCCAG GGCCTGCATGGGTGCCAAACTGAATGCAATCATGGGTTTACTTTGGTTCATGGGACAGATACAGTACAAATATTATGAGTTTTTCGAGCGTTCCGAggttttaaaggttttatttat AGACATCCCGCACATATTGAACATGCTTCAAGGATGGCTCGCGTTTCTGATCCTGGTGGTGTACAGAGTTCGCATCAGAAAATTGTTGGCTCAGAAAACGTTCTGTTGTTACCTGCATTTTCCAAGATCATGGACCGCCTTAGTTGACAAGGAAATGGAGGGTGAAACTGAACCGGCCTCCTCATATCAACCAACTTGA
- the LOC126743201 gene encoding G-protein coupled receptor Mth2-like isoform X1: MDDYNNLLLKTGDMLMLISIALLSLTVLIYAYLKLTDLQEICLMHILCGRISEFALIQILFNFNIVSDQDLKCRLCGIMIYFSSIYVYWWLLILTFHIWTKTSESDITFKRLTWCQLYHLIGTLGPLFCLTVALVAEYHPSEIFDEFRPSFIEFCWFSGKKTCEVTSCLNGVKIIAGKKEAWIFFYGPVVIILCAILVLSICIIRNLSKKPNRPLKSRACMGAKLNAIMGLLWFMGQIQYKYYEFFERSEVLKVLFIDIPHILNMLQGWLAFLILVVYRVRIRKLLAQKTFCCYLHFPRSWTALVDKEMEGETEPASSYQPT, from the exons ATGGATGATTATAATAATCTGTTGTTAAAAACAGGCGATATGCTGATGTTAATATCAATAGCCCTCCTAAGTCTTACTGTACTCATTTACGCTTACTTGAAGCTAACAGACTTACAG gaaatatgCTTAATGCACATCTTATGCGGCCGCATATCCGAATTCGCTTTAATACAAATTCTATTCAACTTTAACATCGTATCGGATCAGGACCTTAAATGTCGATTGTGTGGTATTATGATCTACTTCAGTTCGATTTACGTGTACTGGTGGTTGCTGATTTTAACGTTCCACATTTGGACAAAAACCTC TGAATCAGATATCACGTTTAAAAGGCTCACTTGGTGCCAATTATATCACCTAATAGGTACTTTGGGGCCGTTGTTCTGCTTGACTGTGGCACTGGTAGCAGAGTACCACCCCTCAGAGATTTTTGATGAATTTCGCCCTAGTTTTATTGAATTCTGTTGGTTCAGTGGTAAAAAAACTTGTGAAGTAACAAGCTGTTTAAATGGCGTTAAAATTATTGCAGGGAAAAAGGAGGCTTGGATATTCTTTTATGGTCCTGTGGTCATCATTTTGTGCGCAATTTTGGTGCTTTCCATATGCATAATTAGGAACCTTTCAAAGAAACCGAATCGACCCTTAAAGTCCAG GGCCTGCATGGGTGCCAAACTGAATGCAATCATGGGTTTACTTTGGTTCATGGGACAGATACAGTACAAATATTATGAGTTTTTCGAGCGTTCCGAggttttaaaggttttatttat AGACATCCCGCACATATTGAACATGCTTCAAGGATGGCTCGCGTTTCTGATCCTGGTGGTGTACAGAGTTCGCATCAGAAAATTGTTGGCTCAGAAAACGTTCTGTTGTTACCTGCATTTTCCAAGATCATGGACCGCCTTAGTTGACAAGGAAATGGAGGGTGAAACTGAACCGGCCTCCTCATATCAACCAACTTGA
- the LOC126743196 gene encoding probable G-protein coupled receptor Mth-like 5 isoform X2, translating to MYLLQTILVCSLFYGTIKCEVPQYRPVPVPKCCRPEEILIGSMCTRVNGTSRWYPKFTSKEGLSNIPVDYSLVIGRPNCGHMQLWPIYHYESSADKLRLLPNGILRHYYDNQVPNEFEYESGESLQDTGLFHDYEFGKFCLDKKIDGIESEFAWVCMPDHTQLWTTNEFLMRNIVNPIAHGITIICLLAIAIIYFVMPTLRDLAGNIITTISMCLILSQIADLVRLLTVFKSHISLLIAEAFCYMSLLGAFFWLNSLGFYIWRTFKNVFLRITDGKKYCYYGAYAWSCTVVLGCLAMFAHFTMDYPDLSSMKASDKTREQIGSLGMIIFFVPVAFTIIADVIFFANTLKKLNRMHTYGRIHHKLRHSFRMFVLLLLTMTLGWLFFLSSFSKYEGLINSHIVVNALLGPLMFYICVINQKHVSYLLKKTCCYENCFCPCCRPDNGSEWGDEMTAMNTDLNGEITNLKFITV from the exons ATGTACCTGCTGCAAACGATTTTAGTTTGTTCCCTATTTTACGGCACGATTAAGTGTGAGGTGCCTCAATATCGCCCCGTTCCGGTGCCCAAGTGTTGTAGACCGGAAGAGATACTGATCGGGTCCATGTGCACTAGGGTAAATGGAACTAGTCGATGGTATCCCAAGTTTACTTCCAAGGAAGGGTTGAGTAACATTCCGGTGGATTACAG TTTGGTCATAGGTAGACCGAACTGTGGCCACATGCAACTATGGCCCATCTACCACTACGAATCGTCAGCAGACAAACTCAGACTATTACCCAATGGAATCTTAAGGCATTACTATGACAATCAAGTCCCTAACGAGTTTGAATACGAATCGGGGGAGAGTTTACAAGACACTGGGCTCTTTCACGATTACGAGTTTGGGAAATTTTGCTTGGACAAG AAAATTGATGGTATAGAGAGCGAATTCGCTTGGGTATGTATGCCGGATCACACCCAACTATGGACCACTAATGAGTTTTTAATGCGTAACATCGTAAACCCTATTGCACATGGGATAACTATAATTTGCCTGCTCGCTATAGCGATCATTTACTTTGTAATGCCGACATTAAGGGATTTGGCCGGGAATATTATCACGACAATTTCTATGTGCCTTATTTTGAGCCAGATAGCTGACTTAGTACGGTTGCTTACTGTATTTAAGAGCCACATAAGTTTATTGATCGCTG AGGCTTTTTGCTATATGAGCCTCCTCGGGGCGTTCTTTTGGCTCAATAGTTTAGGCTTTTACATTTGGAGGACTTTCAA aaatgtttttttaagaataaccGATGGGAAAAAGTATTGCTACTATGGGGCCTACGCATGGTCCTGTACAGTAGTATTAGGGTGTCTGGCCATGTTCGCCCATTTTACGATGGATTATCCGGATCTGTCGTCTATGAAGGCTTCTGATAAGACTAGGGAACAAATTG gaTCATTAGGGATGATCATTTTTTTTGTGCCAGTGGCTTTCACGATTATCGCCGACGTAATTTTTTTCGCTAACACCCTTAAGAAGCTTAATAGGATGCACACTTATGGGAGGATACATCATAAATTGAGACACAG TTTCCGAATGTTCGTCCTGCTCTTACTCACGATGACCCTCGGTTGGCTCTTCTTTTTGTCCTCGTTTTCAAAGTACGAGGGCCTGATCAACTCGCACATCGTCGTTAACGCATTATTGGGCCCCCTGATGTTCTACATTTGCGTCATAAACCAGAAACACGTCTCGTATTTACTGAAGAAAACTTGTTGCTACGAAAATTGCTTTTGTCCCTGCTGTAGACCGGACAACGGGAGCGAGTGGGGCGACGAAATGACCGCTATGAACACCGACCTTAACGGGGAAATCACCAATTTGAAGTTCATTACTGTGTAG
- the LOC126743196 gene encoding probable G-protein coupled receptor Mth-like 5 isoform X1: MYLLQTILVCSLFYGTIKCEVPQYRPVPVPKCCRPEEILIGSMCTRVNGTSRWYPKFTSKEGLSNIPVDYSLVIGRPNCGHMQLWPIYHYESSADKLRLLPNGILRHYYDNQVPNEFEYESGESLQDTGLFHDYEFGKFCLDKKIDGIESEFAWVCMPDHTQLWTTNEFLMRNIVNPIAHGITIICLLAIAIIYFVMPTLRDLAGNIITTISMCLILSQIADLVRLLTVFKSHISLLIAEAFCYMSLLGAFFWLNSLGFYIWRTFKSRNVFLRITDGKKYCYYGAYAWSCTVVLGCLAMFAHFTMDYPDLSSMKASDKTREQIGSLGMIIFFVPVAFTIIADVIFFANTLKKLNRMHTYGRIHHKLRHSFRMFVLLLLTMTLGWLFFLSSFSKYEGLINSHIVVNALLGPLMFYICVINQKHVSYLLKKTCCYENCFCPCCRPDNGSEWGDEMTAMNTDLNGEITNLKFITV; this comes from the exons ATGTACCTGCTGCAAACGATTTTAGTTTGTTCCCTATTTTACGGCACGATTAAGTGTGAGGTGCCTCAATATCGCCCCGTTCCGGTGCCCAAGTGTTGTAGACCGGAAGAGATACTGATCGGGTCCATGTGCACTAGGGTAAATGGAACTAGTCGATGGTATCCCAAGTTTACTTCCAAGGAAGGGTTGAGTAACATTCCGGTGGATTACAG TTTGGTCATAGGTAGACCGAACTGTGGCCACATGCAACTATGGCCCATCTACCACTACGAATCGTCAGCAGACAAACTCAGACTATTACCCAATGGAATCTTAAGGCATTACTATGACAATCAAGTCCCTAACGAGTTTGAATACGAATCGGGGGAGAGTTTACAAGACACTGGGCTCTTTCACGATTACGAGTTTGGGAAATTTTGCTTGGACAAG AAAATTGATGGTATAGAGAGCGAATTCGCTTGGGTATGTATGCCGGATCACACCCAACTATGGACCACTAATGAGTTTTTAATGCGTAACATCGTAAACCCTATTGCACATGGGATAACTATAATTTGCCTGCTCGCTATAGCGATCATTTACTTTGTAATGCCGACATTAAGGGATTTGGCCGGGAATATTATCACGACAATTTCTATGTGCCTTATTTTGAGCCAGATAGCTGACTTAGTACGGTTGCTTACTGTATTTAAGAGCCACATAAGTTTATTGATCGCTG AGGCTTTTTGCTATATGAGCCTCCTCGGGGCGTTCTTTTGGCTCAATAGTTTAGGCTTTTACATTTGGAGGACTTTCAA GTctagaaatgtttttttaagaataaccGATGGGAAAAAGTATTGCTACTATGGGGCCTACGCATGGTCCTGTACAGTAGTATTAGGGTGTCTGGCCATGTTCGCCCATTTTACGATGGATTATCCGGATCTGTCGTCTATGAAGGCTTCTGATAAGACTAGGGAACAAATTG gaTCATTAGGGATGATCATTTTTTTTGTGCCAGTGGCTTTCACGATTATCGCCGACGTAATTTTTTTCGCTAACACCCTTAAGAAGCTTAATAGGATGCACACTTATGGGAGGATACATCATAAATTGAGACACAG TTTCCGAATGTTCGTCCTGCTCTTACTCACGATGACCCTCGGTTGGCTCTTCTTTTTGTCCTCGTTTTCAAAGTACGAGGGCCTGATCAACTCGCACATCGTCGTTAACGCATTATTGGGCCCCCTGATGTTCTACATTTGCGTCATAAACCAGAAACACGTCTCGTATTTACTGAAGAAAACTTGTTGCTACGAAAATTGCTTTTGTCCCTGCTGTAGACCGGACAACGGGAGCGAGTGGGGCGACGAAATGACCGCTATGAACACCGACCTTAACGGGGAAATCACCAATTTGAAGTTCATTACTGTGTAG